A genomic segment from Lytechinus variegatus isolate NC3 chromosome 10, Lvar_3.0, whole genome shotgun sequence encodes:
- the LOC121422631 gene encoding WD repeat-containing protein 13-like, giving the protein MTTMWQQVLAIDAKYNTYRTPNNPQFRTLYIRRRSQLLRESAKAGFDPQLRKQYLKQRMQLLTDKYGASISLSDQSGSLWSRSASVRGSRTNLDMLDDSLSEIRTHRRQHSRGSSSKLDLMVEDQARLVPTREAGASKAMAGGTSLSENYAFTGMHHIFDHHQRAVTAVKFANDDKSRIACSSLDKTISICQVLPSPATVVCVLKGHTKGITDFSWSLSNDLILSCSLDATARLWVVSSGACARTVTDPQRAPLHACCFQPLNNNMVVTGNTRGLIQVLNVSTGKPTKGGQGKLTGQVLCLAFNDSGTLLWGGDDKGVISSFQYDMATGKLTKGKRLVVCEGSPITCISFRAWVSREARDPLLLINCAVNQLCLYKITSSDGEVSLKKTFSIKHRKETIRSSFCPLMSFREGACVVTGSEDMSVYFFDIERKLKPCVNKLQGHSAPVMGVSFNYDESLLATSDAEGLVIVWKRQQDEGAPILVEQT; this is encoded by the exons GAACATTGTACATTCGAAGAAGAAGCCAGCTACTGAGAGAAAGCGCCAAGGCTGGG TTTGATCCCCAGCTGAGAAAGCAGTATCTAAAACAGAGAATGCAGCTCCTGACTGACAAGTATGGTGCAAGTATCTCACTCTCAGATCAAAG TGGTAGCCTGTGGAGCAGAAGTGCAAGTGTTCGAGGAAGCCGCACCAATCTAGAC ATGCTTGATGATAGCCTGAGTGAGATCCGTACCCACCGTCGTCAGCACAGCCGTGGCTCCTCCAGTAAACTGGACCTGATGGTAGAGGATCAGGCTAGACTGGTTCCCACCAGAGAAGCTGGGGCTAGCAA AGCTATGGCAGGAGGGACTTCGCTCTCAGAGAACTATGCATTCACTGGTATGCATCATATATTTGACCACCATCAACGGGCAG TGACTGCAGTGAAGTTTGCTAATGATGACAAGTCAAGGATAGCCTGCAGCTCACTAGATAAGACCATCTCCATCTGTCAGGTGTTGCCTTCACCCGCTACAGTGGTCTGTGTGTTAAAGGGACATACCAAAGGAATCACAG ATTTTAGTTGGTCTTTGTCCAACGACCTCATCCTGTCATGTTCTCTGGATGCAACAGCTCGTCTATGGGTTGTGAGCAGTGGGGCCTGTGCTCGTACAGTCACCGATCCCCAGCGTGCCCCTCTACATGCATGCTGCTTCCAGCCGCTCAATAACAACATGGTGGTT ACGGGCAATACCAGAGGTCTGATACAGGTCCTGAATGTTTCCACAGGGAAACCTACCAAGGGCGGTCAAGGGAAACTGACCGGTCAGGTGCTATGTCTGGCATTCAACGATTCAGGTACCCTTCTGTGGGGTGGAGATGATAAG GGTGTAATCTCATCGTTCCAATATGACATGGCTACAGGCAAACTCACCAAAGGAAAGAG ATTGGTTGTATGCGAGGGGAGTCCCATCACCTGTATATCATTCCGAGCCTGGGTATCTAGGGAAGCGAGGGATCCCCTTCTCCTCATCAACTGTGCTGTCAATCAACTATGCCTTTACAA GATAACAAGCAGTGACGGTGAGGTGAGTCTGAAGAAGACATTTTCCATCAAGCATCGCAAGGAGACCATCCGGAGCTCATTCTGCCCTCTCATGTCATTCAGAGAGGGAGCGTGTGTGG TGACTGGCAGTGAGGACATGAGCGTGTACTTCTTTGACATAGAACGTAAATTAAAGCCATGTGTGAACAAGCTCCAGGGTCACTCTGCTCCTGTAATGGGTGTGAGCTTCAACTATGACGAGAGTCTGCTTGCTACATCAGATGCTGAG GGTTTGGTGATTGTTTGGAAGAGACAACAAGATGAAGGAGCTCCAATTCTTGTTGAACAGACATGA